The following proteins are encoded in a genomic region of Dokdonia donghaensis DSW-1:
- a CDS encoding SLC13 family permease, with amino-acid sequence MKEFTLSRKIGFITGPLLCIIILALPFDIINPAIDKVVAIALWMIIWWITEAVSISVTALIPLALFPLLGIGTIKEVASNYANPIVYLFFGGFVIALALEKVQLHKRIALSILKITGTKANGIILGFMIATGLMSMWISNTASTVVMLPIAVSVIQLLIDDEDGFTKNDRNFALSIMLGIAFGANIGGMATLIGTPPNSVMLAFLNKNYNVDIGFFQWMKMGVPFSILLMTITHFMITRVFYRNGLGTIGKSANIIQTELDKLGPISKGEKVVLAIFLITAISWMLRSYLNNLLPDITLTDTTISVIAALLMFIVPIDYKKGSFPLNWEDTSRLPWGILILFGGGLALASGLSQSGFIDMIGDYISQQEDWSMWVVTAVLIFLMLFMTELMSNVALVTILVPLVVGIAIGMDVPMLQMVIPVTLASSCAFMLPMATPPNAIVFASGHVRVDQMARVGVVLNLISVGLLFALAYYVIPVLF; translated from the coding sequence ATGAAAGAATTTACGCTTTCGCGAAAAATAGGTTTTATCACAGGCCCGTTACTTTGCATCATCATACTGGCATTACCTTTTGATATTATCAACCCAGCGATAGATAAAGTGGTTGCCATTGCCTTATGGATGATTATCTGGTGGATTACAGAAGCTGTTTCTATTTCTGTAACGGCGTTAATTCCTTTAGCACTATTTCCACTACTTGGTATAGGTACTATAAAAGAAGTTGCAAGCAACTATGCAAACCCTATTGTGTATCTATTTTTTGGTGGATTTGTGATTGCTCTAGCACTAGAAAAAGTACAACTGCACAAGCGTATTGCGTTATCTATTCTTAAAATTACGGGCACAAAGGCAAACGGTATCATCTTAGGTTTTATGATTGCCACTGGCCTTATGAGTATGTGGATTTCAAACACGGCAAGTACTGTAGTGATGCTGCCCATAGCTGTATCTGTTATACAGCTTCTCATAGATGACGAAGATGGATTTACAAAAAACGATCGCAACTTTGCGCTTAGTATTATGCTAGGCATCGCCTTTGGCGCAAACATAGGTGGGATGGCGACCTTGATAGGCACACCACCTAACTCTGTAATGCTTGCCTTTTTAAATAAAAATTATAATGTAGATATAGGCTTTTTTCAATGGATGAAAATGGGCGTTCCCTTTTCTATCTTATTGATGACTATTACCCACTTTATGATTACCCGCGTCTTTTATCGCAACGGGCTAGGCACCATAGGGAAGTCTGCAAATATTATTCAAACCGAACTGGATAAACTAGGTCCTATCTCAAAGGGTGAGAAAGTAGTTTTAGCCATATTCCTCATTACAGCAATCTCGTGGATGTTGCGCTCGTATTTAAACAACCTGCTACCAGATATTACCCTTACAGACACAACCATTTCTGTCATTGCCGCACTACTTATGTTTATAGTACCTATTGATTATAAGAAAGGTTCTTTTCCGCTCAATTGGGAAGATACTTCGCGATTACCTTGGGGAATTCTCATTCTCTTTGGCGGTGGTCTTGCACTCGCTTCTGGACTATCGCAATCTGGTTTTATAGATATGATAGGAGATTACATCTCACAGCAAGAAGACTGGAGTATGTGGGTGGTGACTGCCGTGCTTATTTTCTTAATGCTTTTTATGACCGAGTTAATGAGTAATGTAGCCCTCGTGACCATACTCGTACCTCTTGTGGTAGGTATTGCCATCGGGATGGATGTGCCTATGCTACAGATGGTCATTCCCGTAACCCTTGCTTCTAGTTGTGCTTTTATGCTCCCTATGGCTACACCGCCTAATGCGATTGTATTTGCTAGTGGTCACGTACGCGTAGACCAGATGGCACGTGTGGGCGTGGTTTTAAATCTTATTTCTGTGGGCTTACTCTTTGCGCTGGCATATTATGTGATACCGGTATTGTTTTAA